The Spirosoma radiotolerans genome has a window encoding:
- a CDS encoding RES family NAD+ phosphorylase: MLTVYRTVKAKYTHEPLATEGARLFGGRWNPKGYPLLYTTSSPALALVESLVHQPRVPYEKLPKLVLFTLSVPDDAITAFSPDELPPYWNDERYERTQWILRDWLTNSATLVAAVPSVVVPMSSNYLLHPAHPDFAKVQIIKQEPFPIEHRLWHDQDRPSAL, translated from the coding sequence ATGCTGACTGTTTACCGCACCGTAAAAGCTAAATACACCCACGAACCGCTGGCTACTGAAGGCGCCCGGTTATTTGGTGGCCGCTGGAACCCAAAGGGTTACCCCTTGCTCTATACCACATCGTCGCCGGCTCTGGCCTTAGTTGAATCATTAGTCCATCAGCCTCGGGTTCCGTATGAAAAACTACCAAAACTGGTTTTATTTACCTTGTCGGTGCCCGATGATGCGATAACTGCTTTCTCACCAGACGAACTCCCTCCTTACTGGAATGATGAGCGTTACGAGCGCACCCAATGGATTCTCCGCGATTGGCTGACGAATTCAGCTACCTTGGTGGCAGCTGTCCCATCGGTAGTCGTGCCCATGTCGTCTAATTACCTGCTTCATCCGGCCCATCCCGACTTTGCGAAGGTGCAGATCATTAAGCAGGAGCCCTTCCCGATCGAGCATAGGCTTTGGCACGATCAGGATAGGCCTTCTGCCCTGTAG